TTGCCCGCGACCAGGCCGATGCCGCCGATGCCGGTGACGAGGCCGGCCTGTGCGGCGCCGAGTCCGCGTGGGCCGGTCAGGTAGAGGAAGACGAAGACGAAGGTGAAGCTGACGACGGCGTTGACGAAGACCCCCGCAGCCAGCAGCCACACGACCCTCGGTATGTCCTTGAACCCCTGCAGCACACCCGTGCCCCCGCCCTGATGAGTAAGTTCCTTTTGGGAACGGACTATGTCACCATGACAGCCTTGGGTCAACGGACGAAGGAGTTCCCATGGCCCAGCGCACACACCTCGGCGACGCGGACTGCGCCATCGCCCAGGCCCTCGACGTGGTGGGCGACTGGTGGACGCTGCTGATCGTGCGCGACACCGCGCGCGGCCTGCACCGCTTCGACGAGCTCCAGCGCGAGCTGGGGGTGTCCCGCAAGGTGCTCGCAGAACGGCTGAAGCTGCTCGTGGAGGCCGGGGTGCTGTCGCGCGAGCCGTACCAGGAGCGCCCGGTGCGGCACGAGTACCGGCTGACCCCGCGCGGGCGGGGGCTGCTGCCGGTCCTGGTGGCCCTCCAGGACTGGGGAGACACCTGGGTCCTGGGAGAGGGAGAGATGACGGCGACGACCGACGGAGCATCGCGCGAGGCGGAACGGGTGCACTCGCTGCTCGGCACGCGGGTGCCGCCACTGCTGCTGCCGGACCGTTTCGGCGGGATGGGCGACCCGGTGGCGGACACCCCGTTCACGGTCCTGTACTTCTTCCCGGGCGCCTACGCGCGGGCCGAGGCCTACCCTCCCGGCTGGGCCGGGATCCCGGGCGCCAAGGGCTGTACGTTCGAGTCGTGCACGTACCGCGACCAGCTCGCCGAGTTCACCGCGGCCGGCGCCACCGTGCACGGCGTCTCCACCCAGCGCCCGGACGAGCAGCGGGAGTTCGCGGAGGCGGAGCGGCTGCGTTTCCCGCTCCTGTCGGACGCCGACCTGGCGCTGACCGCCGCGCTGCGCCTGCCGACGTTCCGCGCGGCGGGCGTGAGCCGGATCAAGCGGCTGACCCTGGTCGTCGACCGCGACCGCACCGTGCGCGAGGTGGTCTACCCCATCCGCGACATCGAGGCGAGCGTGCAGACGGCCCTGGCGGCCGTCCGCACCCCCACCCCCGCCGGCTGAGCCGGGACGCGGCGCTCAGGCGGCCCGCTCCCCCAGGACGCGGGCCAGCACCTCACGGGCGTACGGCTCGTCGTACTCGGCGTCCGTCAGCAGGACCTGCAGGCTGATGCCGTCCATCGCGGCCACCAGCGCCCGGGCCGTCACCGGGTCGGTCCGCGGCGCCAGCGCCCGGCACGCGGCCTCGCACCACTCGGCGGCCACCGGCCGCAGGGCGGGGCGGCGCAGCGCCGCGACGTAGAGCTCGTACTCCAGCTCCGCCCGGCGCCGGTCCGCCGTCAGGAACTCGCCCAGGAGGCGGGCCAGCGCCGCGGCGAGGTCCGCCTCCGGGTCGGCCAGCTCCGGGGCGTGTGCCAGCGCCCGGGCGAAGCCCTCGTCGGCCTGCCGCAGCGCCGCCACCAGCAGGTCGTCCAGCGTCTTGAAGTGGTACGTCGTCGACCCCAGCGGTACGTCCGCCTCCGCGGCCGCGCTGCGGTGGCTCAGCCCCGCGATGCCCTTGGCACCCACCACGCGGATCGCGGCGTCGATGATCCGCCGGCGCCGGTCCGGGTCGTGGCGCCGCCGCGCGCCCTGCGGCATCAGTGCGCCCCGCCCAGGTTCAGCAGGACCACCCCGCCGATCACGAGGGCGATCCCCGCGATCTTCGCGGCGGTGGCCGCCTCCCCCATGAACACCATGCCGATCGCGGCGATGGCGGCGGTGCCGACTCCGGCCCATATCGCGTAGGCCGTACCGACCGGCATCGATTTCAGCGCCTGCGCGAGCAGGGTGAAGGCGATGGCGTATCCCAGCAGGGTGCCGAGCGAGGGCCACAGCTTCGTGAAGCCGTCGCTGTACTTCATGGCGGTGGTGCCGGCGACCTCGGCGGCGATGGCTGCGGCGAGCAGGGCATAGGGCATGTGTACAAGGGTACACATCGATGCGTACACCTGTACGCATGACGAGCGCCCATCCGCCCGGGGGACCGGCCGGGAAACACCGAGGGCCCCCGGCACGCGCGTGCCGGGGGCCCTCCTGTGCGAGCGGGGTGCTCAGACGTTGAAGCCGAGCGCGCGAAGCTGCTCGCGGCCGTCGTCCGTGATCTTGTCCGGGCCCCACGGCGGCATCCAGACCCAGTTGATCCGGAGTTCGTTGACGATGCCGTCCGTGGCCGACTTCGCCTGGTCCTCGATGACGTCCGTCAGCGGGCAGGCCGCCGAGGTGAGCGTCATGTCGAGGGTGGCGATGTTCGCGTCGTCGATGTGGATGCCGTAGATCAGGCCCAGGTTGACGACATCGATGCCCAGCTCGGGGTCGACCACGTCGTAGAGGGCCTCGCGGACCTCCTCCTCGGTGGCCGGCTTGGTCGACGCCTCGGGCGTCGCGTTCTCGGTCATGCCGTCTTCCTCTCCGCGTCGCCCAGAGCCTGGGCCGTCGCGTCCTTCCACGCCATCCAGCTCAGCAGGGCGCACTTCACACGGGCCGGGTACTTGGAGACGCCGACGAACGCGACCGCGTCCTCCAGCACCTCCTCCATGGCCTCGTCGGGCTCGATCTTGCCCTTGGACTGCATCATCTCCAGGAACACGGCCTGGATCTTCTGCGCCTCGGCCAGTTCCTTGCCCACGAGCAGCTCGTTCAGTACGGAGGCGCTGGCCTGGCTGATGGAGCAGCCCTGGCCCTCGTAGCTGACATCCGTCAGCGTCTCACCGTCGTACTTCACGCGCAGCGTGATCTCGTCACCGCAGGTCGGGTTGACGTGGTGCACCTCGGCGTCGCCGTCGCGCAGGCCACGCCCGTGCGGGTGCTTGTAGTGGTCCAGGATCAGTTCCTGGTACATCGAATCCAGCTTCACTGCGTCCTCGTCGCCTCGTCCGTCAGCCGAAGAAGTTCCGTACGTGCTCCAGCCCGTCGACCAGTGCGTCGACATCGGCCGGAGTGGAGTACAGGTAGAAAGACGCTCGCGTCGTCGCCGGAATTCCGTAGCGCAGGCAGACGGGGCGCGCGCAGTGGTGTCCCACGCGGACCGCGATGCCCTGCTCGTCCAGGACCTGGCCGACATCGTGCGGGTGGATGTCGCCGAGCACGAAGGAGATCGCGGCGCCGCGGTCCTCGGCCGTGGTGGGGCCGATGATCCGCAGGTCGGGCACCTCGGCGAGGCGCTTGATCGCGTACTCGGTGATCGCGTGCTCGTGCGCGGCGATCCTGTCCATGCCGATCGCGGAGAGGTAGTCCACGGCCGCACCGAGGCCGACGGCCTGGGCGATCGGGGGCGTACCCGCCTCGAACTTGTGCGGCGCCGGGGCGTAGGTCGAGGCGTGCATCGACACGGTCTCGATCATCTCGCCGCCGCCGAGGAACGGAGGCAGGTCCTCCAGCAGCTCCTGGCGGCCCCACAGGACGCCGATGCCGGTCGGGCCGCACATCTTGTGGCCGGTGAAGGCCACGAAGTCGGCGCCGAGCGCCTGCACGTCGAGCGGCATGTGCGGAGCGGCCTGGGAGGCGTCGATCAGCACCAGCGCGCCGACGTCCTGGGCGCGCCGGACGATCGCCTCGACCGGGTTGACCGTGCCCATGATGTTGGAGACCAGCGTGAAGGAGACGATCTTCGTCTGCTCCGTGATGACCTCTTCGATGTTGGACAGGTCGAGCCGGCCGTCGTCGGTGAGGCCGAACCACTTCAGCTTCGCGCCGGTGCGCTGCGCGAGCAGCTGCCACGGAACGATGTTGGAGTGGTGCTCCATCTCCGTGATGGCGATCTCGGTCTCGCGGTCGACCCGGTAGGGCTCGTCCGCCCAGCCGAGCATGTTCGCGACGAGGTTGAGCGACTCCGAGGCGTTCTTGGTGAAGATCACCTCGTCGCGGCTCGGCGCGTTGATGAAGGCGGCGACCTTGTCGCGGGCGCCCTCGTACAGCGCCGTGGCCTCCTCGGCGAGCACGTGCACGCCGCGGTGGACGTTCGCGTTGTGCTGCTCGTAGTACTCGCTCAGCGCGTCGAGTACCTGGCGCGGCTTCTGCGAGGTCGCGGCGTTGTCCAGGTAAACGATCTTCTTCCCGTCGTGGACCACACGATCCAGCAGGGGGAAGTCCTTGCGGATCGCCTCGCCAAGCAGATGAGACCCGGTGAGGAGGCCAGGCAGCTGTGTCACGCGGTCGCGCCACCCTTCACGTACTTGTCGTAGCCCTCGTTCTCCAGCTGGTCGGCGAGCTCGGCGCCGCCGGACTCGGCGATGCGGCCGTTCGCGAACACGTGCACGAAGTCGGGCTTGATGTAGCGCAGGATGCGCGTGTAGTGGGTGATCAGCAGGGTGCCGACCTCACCGCTCTCGCGGACGCGGTTGACGCCCTCGGAGACGATGCGCAGGGCGTCGACGTCCAGGCCGGAGTCGGTCTCGTCGAGGATGGCGATCTTCGGCTTGAGGAGCTCCAGCTGGAGGATCTCGTGGCGCTTCTTCTCACCGCCGGAGAAGCCCTCGTTGACGTTGCGCTCGGCGAAGGCCGGGTCCATCTGGAGCTGCTCCATCGCGGACTTGACCTCCTTCACCCAGGTGCGCAGCTTGGGGGCCTCGCCGCGGATGGCGGTGGCGGAGGTGCGCAGGAAGTTGGAGACCGAGACGCCGGGGACCTCGACCGGGTACTGCATGGCGAGGAAGACGCCGGCGCGGGCGCGCTCGTCGACGGACATCTCCAGGACGTCCTCGCCGTCGAGGGTCACGGTGCCACCGGTGATGGTGTACTTCGGGTGACCGGCCAGGGAGTACGCCAGCGTGGACTTGCCGGAGCCGTTCGGACCCATGATGGCGTGCGTCTCACCCTGCTTGACGGTGAGGTCGACGCCCTTGAGGATCTCGCGGGCGCCGTTCTCGGCCTCGACGGAGACGTGCAGGTCGTGGATTTCAAGCGTTGCCATGGATACCTCAGGACTCCTGGGTGAGGGAGACGAGCACGTCGTCCCCTTCGATCTTTACGGGGTATACGGGGACGGGGCGCGTCGCGGGCAGACCGGAGGGCTTTCCGGTGCGCAGGTCGAAGGCCGACCCGTGCAGCCAGCACTCGATCATGCAGTCCTCGACCTCGCCCTCCGAGAGCGAGACGTTCGCGTGCGAGCAGATGTCGTTGATCGCGAACACCTCCCCGTCGGTGGAGACGATGGACACCGGCGTGCCGTCGAGTTCCACCCGCTTGGGGGTGTTCTCCTCCAGCTCGCTCAGCGCGCAGGCCTTGACGTAGTTCATCAGACGGAACCCTGGAGCTCGGCCTCGATCTTGGCGATCAGGCGCTCTTCGATGTCGTCGACACCGATCTGCTGGACGAGCTCGGCGAAGAAGCCGCGGACGACCAGGCGGCGGGCCTCGTCGGCCGGGATGCCGCGGGCCTGCAGGTAGAAGAGCTGCTCGTCGTCGAAGCGGCCGGTGGCGGAGGCGTGGCCGGCGCCGACGATCTCGCCGGTCTCGATCTCCAGGTTCGGCACGGAGTCGACCCGCGCGCCGTCCGTGAGGACGAGGTTGCGGTTCATCTCGTACGTGTCGGTGCCCTCGGCGCTCTTCTCGATGAGCACGTCGCCGATCCAGACGGCGTGGGCGTCCTGGCCCTGGAGGGCGCCCTTGTAGACGACGTTCGACTTGCAGTGCGGGGCGTCGTGCGTGACGAGGAGGCGGTGCTCCTGGTGCTGGCCGGCGTCCGTGAAGTACAGGCCGAGCATCTCGGCCTCGCCGCCGGGGCCCGCGTAGGTGACGCGCGGGTGCAGGCGGACGACGTCGCCGCCGAAGGTGACGACCACGGACTTGAAGCTCGCGTCGCGGCCGACGAGGGCGTTGTGCTGCGAGGTGTGGACGGCGGTGTCGTCCCAGTCCTGGACGGACACGAAGGTCACCTTCGCGCCGTCGCCGACGAGGATGTCCACGTTGGCGGCGCGCACGCCGTCGCCGGTGTGGTCGATCACGATGATCGCCTCGGCGAAGGGCTTCACGTCGAAGACGGTGTGGCCGAAGGTCGTGCCGCCTTCGCCGTGCAGGGCGACCCGGATGGGCTCGGTGAGCACGGTCTCCTTGGGCACGGTGACGACCGTGGCCTTGGCGAAGGAGGAGAAGGCCTGTGCGGCGACGCGGTCGACGGGCGTGCCGGCCTTGCCGATCCGCTCGTCGCCGCGCTCCACGGACTCGACCGTGACGCCCTCGGGGGCGTCGATCTGGGCCTTCATGGTGCCGTCGGCGACGGCGGTGCCGTCGTGCAGGCCCTTGAGGCGGGCGAGCGGCGTGAAGCGCCACTCCTCCTCGCGGCCGTGCGGGACCGGGAAGTCGGCCACGTCGAAGGACGGGGGCGCGCTCGTCCGGGTGGCGACGGTGGACTCGGCGGCCACCGCGATCGCGCCGGCGGTGGTGGAGCCCGCCGGAATATTCTGAGCCTCAGCCATGGCTGTCGTCTTGCTCGCTCTCTTAAAAGAACACGTCTACGTCTGTGAATGTGCTGCGGGCGGGGGCCGGACTAGCCGACCGAGCCCTCCATCTGCAGCTCGATCAGCCGGTTGAGCTCCAGCGCGTACTCCATCGGCAGCTCCTTCGCGATCGGCTCGACGAAGCCGCGCACGATCATGGCCATGGCCTCGAACTCGGTGAGGCCGCGCTGCATCAGGTAGAAGAGCTGGTCGTCGGAGACCTTGGAGACGGTGGCCTCGTGGCCCATCGTCACGTCGTCCTCGCGGACGTCCACGTACGGGTACGTGTCCGAGCGGGAGACGGTGTCCACGAGCAGTGCGTCGCACAGGACGTTGGACTTCGAGCCGGCGGCGCCCTCGCCGATCTCGACCAGGCCCCGGTAGGAGGTGCGGCCGCCGCCTCGGGCCACCGACTTGGAGACGATGTTCGAGGAGGTGTTCGGCGCCATGTGGACCATCTTGGAGCCGGCGTCCTGGTGCTGGCCCTCGCCCGCGAAGGCGATGGACAGGGTCTCGCCCTTGGCGTGCTCGCCCATCAGGTACACGGCCGGGTACTTCATGGTGACCTTGGAGCCGATGTTGCCGTCGATCCACTCCATGGTCGCGCCCTCGTACGCCACGGCACGCTTGGTGACCAGGTTGTAGACGTTGTTCGACCAGTTCTGGATCGTCGTGTAGCGGCAGCGGCCGCCCTTCTTCACGATGATCTCGACGACGGCGCTGTGCAGCGAGTCCGAGGAGTAGATCGGGGCGGTGCAGCCCTCGACGTAGTGGACGTAGGCGTCCTCGTCGACGATGATCAGCGTCCGCTCGAACTGGCCCATGTTCTCCGTGTTGATACGGAAGTAGGCCTGCAGCGGGATGTCCACGCGGACGCCCTTGGGGACGTAGATGAACGAGCCGCCGGACCACACCGCGGTGTTCAGCGAGGCGAACTTGTTGTCGCCGACCGGGATGACCGTGCCGAAGTACTCCTGGAAGAGCTCCGGGTGCTCCTTGAGCGCGGTGTCCGTGTCGAGGAAGATCACGCCCTGCTCCTCCAGGTCCTCACGGATCTGGTGGTAGACGACCTCGGACTCGTACTGGGCCGCGACACCGGCGACGAGGCGCTGCTTCTCCGCCTCCGGGATGCCGAGCTTGTCGTACGTGTTCTTGATGTCCTCGGGCAGTTCCTCCCAGGAAGCGGCCTGCTTCTCGGTGGAGCGCACGAAGTACTTGATGTTGTCGAAGTCGATGCCCGACAGGTCGGAGCCCCACATCGGCATGGGCTTCTTGTCGAACAGCCTCAGGCCCTTGAGGCGGAGGTTCAGCATCCACTCCGGCTCGGACTTCTTCTCCGAGATGTCGCGGACGACAGCCTCGGACAGACCCCGCTTGGCAGCGGCGCCGGCCGCGTCGGAGTCGGCCCAGCCGTATTCATAGGTGCCCAGGCCATCGAGCTCAGGGTGAGCGGTCTCCGTGGTCATGCGGGGTTCCTCCCGGCCGTACTTGCAGATACTGATGTGTCGGTCTGTGTGGTGCCCGCGCTGCGCGGGATGAACGTCGTGCACACTCCGTCGCCGTGGGCGATCGTGGCGAGGCGCTGCACATGCGTCCCGAGCAGGCGTGAGAAGACCTCGGTCTCCGCCTCGCAGAGCTGCGGGAACTGCTCGGCCACGTGGGCGACCGGGCAGTGGTGCTGGCAGAGCTGTTCACCGCTGTGCGGACCGGGAGCGCTCTTCGCCGTAGCAGCGTACCCGTCTTGCGTCAACGCCCTGGCAAGAGCCTCCGTGCGGCCCTCGGGGGCGGCCGCCTCGACGGCTGCCCGGTAGGCCTCGGCCTGCGACTCCATGCGCGCCCTGGCGAAGGCGGCGACGGCCGCCTCGCCCTGTTCGCCGCCGCCCACGGACTGCGCGATCCAGCGCAGGGCGTCCGCGGCGAGCTTGTCGTAGGACTGGTCGAAGGCGTCGCGGCCGCAGTCGGTGAGCGCGAAGACCTTGGCCGGCCGACCCCGGGTCCGCGCTCCGTACACGCGCTGCTCACGGGCTTCGACCACGTCGTCGGCGACGAGCGTGTCGAGGTGGCGGCGGACGGCGGCCTGGGTGAGGCCGAGGCGCTGGGCGAGGTCGGCGACGGTGGACGGGCCGTGGTCCAGGATCGAGCGCGCCACGCGGTTGCGGGTTGACCGCTCCCCGGTGGCGAGCTCCCCCTGGGGGGCCTCGTTCTGCCGTTCGCCGTATTTCACAACACCATTGTTGCGTAATTAACCGAGCCCGGACAAGCCGTGACGGAGGCCACGCCTGGTGGCCTCCATCACTAAGGGTTACCTTATTTATCGACGGAGAGTTATTCGGACTGATTGATTCCGCTCACCTTCCGGGCCCCTCGTTCGGCCGCATTCCCCGCCGCCACCAGCACTCACGCACTCTCGGCGGCACCCCGCGCCGGCAGGCCCGGCGCTACGAACGATCACCGAAAACGAAGGGGCCGTCCGGGGGCCGCCGGACCGAAAAAAAGCCGTTCCCGCGATCCGTCGTTCGATACTCCGGCCGCCGGGCCCCGGCGCCGGGGGCCCGTCCCGCGGCTCCGTAGACTCACCCACCATGAGCAACGACCCCGCGGTGGAGATCCGCGGACTGGTGAAGCGGTACGGCGCCAAGACGGCGGTGGACGGACTGGACCTCACCGTCCGCGCGGGCTCCGTCACCGCGGTCCTCGGTCCCAATGGCGCGGGCAAGACGACCACGGTGGAGACGTGCGAGGGCTACCACCGCCCCGACGCCGGCACCGTCCGCGTCCTCGGTCTCGACCCGGTCGCCCAGGCGGAGGCCCTGCGCCCCCGGATCGGCGTGATGCTCCAGTCCGGAGGCGTGTACTCCGGGGCCCGCGCCGTCGAGATGCTCCGCCACATGGCCAAGCTGTACGCCGACCCGCTCGACCCGGACACCCTGGTGGACCGCCTCGGACTCGGCAGCTGCGGCCGCACCCCCTACCGCCGGCTCTCCGGCGGCCAGCAGCAGCGCCTCGCCCTGGCCATGGCCGTCGTGGGCCGCCCCGAGCTGGTCTTCCTCGACGAACCCACCGCCGGCCTGGACCCGCAGGCCCGCCGCGCCACCTGGGACCTCGTACGGGAGCTGCGCGCCGACGGGGTCACCGTCGTCCTCACCACCCACCACATGGACGAGGCCGAACAGCTCTCGGACGAGGTCGCCATCGTGGACGCGGGCCGGGTCATCGCCCACGGCAGCCCTGAGCAGCTGTGCCGCGGCGGCGCCGAGAACACCCTGCGCTTCACCGGCCGCCCGTCCCTCGACCTGGCCTCGCTGCTGAAGGCACTGCCCGACGGCACCCAGGCGGCCGAGGCCGCCCCCGGCGTCTACCGGGTGACCGGCGAGGTCGACCCGCAGCTGCTGGCCACCGTCGCGTCCTGGTGCGCGCAGAACGGCGTGCTCGCGGACAGCCTCGCGGTGCAGCGGCACACCCTCGAAGACGTCTTCCTCGAACTGACCGGTAAGGAGCTGCGCGCATGAGCGCCGGCACGTTCACCCCCCGGCCGGGGGCCGCGCCCGTGTCCCGCATGATCCTCGCGCAGGCGGCGCTGGAGACGCGGATGCTGCTGCGCAACGGCGAGCAGCTGCTGCTGACCGTGATCATCCCGGCGCTGCTCCTGGTGCTGTTCTCCGCCGTCGACATCGTCGACACGGGCGCCGGTGAGCCCGTGGACTTCCTCGCCCCCGGCGTCATCGCCCTCGCCGTGATGTCCACCGCCTTCACCGGCCAGGCCATCGCCACCGGCTTCGACCGCCGCTACGGGGTCCTCAAGCGGCTCGGCGCCTCCCCGCTGCCGCGCTGGGCGCTGATGGCGGCCAAAACCCTCTCGGTGCTGGTCACCGAGGTGCTGCAGATCGCCCTGCTGACGGTGATCGCCCTCGCCCTGGGCTGGTCCCCGCAAGGGGATCCGCTGTCGGTCGCCGCGCTGGTGCTGCTGGGCACCGCCGCCTTCTCGGGGCTCGGCCTGCTGATGGCGGGCACGCTGCGGGCCGAGGCCACCCTCGCCGCCGCCAACCTGGTCTTCCTGCTGCTGCTGGTCGGCGGCGGAGTGGTCGTGCCGCTCGACAAATTCCCGGAGGCGGTGCGGTCCGTCCTGGAACTGCTGCCGATCTCCGCGCTGTCCGACGGGCTGCGCGACGTGCTCCGGCACGGGGCCGTGCTGCCGTGGGGCGACGCGGCCGTCCTCGCCGCCTGGGCCGTGCTGGGCCTGGGCGCCGCGGCACGGCTCTTCCGCTGGGAATGAAACCCTTTCCCCCGCGGCGGCGCAGCCGCGAGGATGGGCGCCTCCACACATGAAGCCGGGGGGCGGACATGGTGCAGCGGGAGGCCGTTCTTCGGCTGGACGAGCGGTGGGCGCGGGTGCGGGCGGGGGCCGCGCGGCCGGAGCCGGCGGCGCGTGAAGCGCTCCTGGACGAGCTGATCGGCGCCCTGCGCACGCTCCCCGAGGATCCCGAGTGCACCGCCCTGCTCGGCCTGCGCCTCGCCGACCGGGCGGCCCTGCGCTTCGCCGCGGGGGACCGCGCGGGCGCCCTCGCCACCATCGAGGAGGGCCTGCGCAGTTCCGAACGCGCCGCCCCGCACGCCCCGGAGTACGCCCGCTGGTACGCCCGCGGGCTGATCAACCACGGGGTGTGGCTGGCCTGGCCGCTGAGTGACGCGGACCGGCTGCCGAAACACCCGCTGGGCCCGGCCTCCGCCGACGGCCCGAGCGCCATGGAGCGGGCCGCAGGTGAGCGCGCCCGCGACCTGACCCGTACCGCGGTGGGGGTGTGGGCGGGACTGGACCAGGCCGACCCGGTCAACCGGCGGGGCCTCGCCCAGGCCAAGGTGTTCCTCGGGGACCGGCTCGCCGAGCTGGGCTCCACCGAGGACGCGGTGGCGTGGGCCGTGGACGCGGAGTGCGACTTCCGGCGGCTGCTGCTGGCCGACCCGGCCGCGGAGGAGGCCGAGGCCGCCGAGGAGGCGCTGGACCACATCGGCCGCCAGCTGGAACTGCGCCTGCGCCACCTGGCCTTCGACGAGCTGGTCGGCCTGCGTACCCGGGGGCTGCTGCCCGAACGGCTGCTGCCGCGGGCCGTGGTGGCCGCCCGTATCCGGTCGGTGGCGGAGCCGGAGATCGCCGCCCGGCTGCACCTGGACGCCGAGCAGGTGCGCACGATGCTGGAGGTCACCCCCTGGCTCGCGGTGTGGCGCTTCGACGTCCGAGGCCCCGACGGGCTGTGGAGCGCGCTTCCCCGTCCCTGGCACAGCGCCACAGAGGTGAGGAACAGGACGGCCGAGGACGTAGCGGGCGAACTTCTACGGGAGTTCGCGCGCTCGCCGTACCACCCGGGCGACGGGGCGCATTGGCGCGTCCTGCTGTGGTGGGAGGAGGAGGGCGATCCCGCCGCCGCCCGGTTCCGGCTGCTCGCCGGTCCCGACGCCCCCTCCCCCACCCCCTCGTGAAAGTTTGCACAAGGGGTCGCCTACGATATGGGGCGTGTTGAACCCCCTCGCATACATCGCCGGCCGCTGGACTCCGTCACCCCGGATCGTCCGGCGGGCCGCGCTCGCCGCGCTCGTCATGAGCGTGGCCATCGTCATCACCGGCGGCGCGGTACGGCTGACCGGATCCGGTCTCGGCTGCGACACCTGGCCCAAGTGCACCGACGACAGCCTGATCGCGACCCAGGAGCAGGGCTTCCACGGCGCCGTCGAGTTCGGCAACCGCATGCTGACGTACGTGCTCAGCGCAGCCGTCGGCTGGTTGATCATCGCGGCCCGGTCGGCCGAGCCCTGGCGCCGCTCGCTGACGAAGCTCGGCTGGATCCAGTTCGCCATCGTGATGTGCAACGCCGTCCTCGGCGGCATCACCGTCATGACGGGCCTCAACCCGTACAGCGTGGCCGGGCACTTCCTG
This DNA window, taken from Streptomyces sp. TN58, encodes the following:
- a CDS encoding ABC transporter permease, with translation MSAGTFTPRPGAAPVSRMILAQAALETRMLLRNGEQLLLTVIIPALLLVLFSAVDIVDTGAGEPVDFLAPGVIALAVMSTAFTGQAIATGFDRRYGVLKRLGASPLPRWALMAAKTLSVLVTEVLQIALLTVIALALGWSPQGDPLSVAALVLLGTAAFSGLGLLMAGTLRAEATLAAANLVFLLLLVGGGVVVPLDKFPEAVRSVLELLPISALSDGLRDVLRHGAVLPWGDAAVLAAWAVLGLGAAARLFRWE
- a CDS encoding ABC transporter ATP-binding protein, which codes for MSNDPAVEIRGLVKRYGAKTAVDGLDLTVRAGSVTAVLGPNGAGKTTTVETCEGYHRPDAGTVRVLGLDPVAQAEALRPRIGVMLQSGGVYSGARAVEMLRHMAKLYADPLDPDTLVDRLGLGSCGRTPYRRLSGGQQQRLALAMAVVGRPELVFLDEPTAGLDPQARRATWDLVRELRADGVTVVLTTHHMDEAEQLSDEVAIVDAGRVIAHGSPEQLCRGGAENTLRFTGRPSLDLASLLKALPDGTQAAEAAPGVYRVTGEVDPQLLATVASWCAQNGVLADSLAVQRHTLEDVFLELTGKELRA